One Lutra lutra chromosome 7, mLutLut1.2, whole genome shotgun sequence DNA window includes the following coding sequences:
- the TMOD2 gene encoding tropomodulin-2 isoform X2 translates to MYLEKEALEQKDREDFVPFTGEKKGRVFIPKEKPIETRKEEKVTLDPELEEALASASDTELYDLAAVLGVHNLLNNPKFDEEVTSAKGGKAPVRNVVKGEKVKPIFEEPPNPTNVEVSLQQMKANDPSLQEVNLNNIKNIPIPTLKEFAKALETNTHVKKFSLAATRSNDPVAIAFADMLKVNKTLKSLNIESNFITGTGILALVEALRENDTLTEIKIDNQRQQLGTAVEMEIAQMLEENSRILKFGYQFTKQGPRTRVAAAITKNNDLVRKKRVEGDRR, encoded by the exons GGAGAGTCTTCATCCCCAAAGAAAAGCCCATAGAAACTcgtaaagaagaaaaagtgaccCTTGACCCAGAACTGGAAGAAGCTTTGGCCAGTGCCTCCGACACCGAACTCTATGATCTTGCAG CTGTTCTCGGGGTACACAATTTACTCAACAATCCAAAGTTTGATGAAGAAGTGACCAGCGCTAAAGGTGGCAAAGCACCTGTGAGAA ATGTGGTCAAAGGTGAGAAGGTCAAGCCAATATTTGAGGAACCGCCCAATCCTACTAATGTGGAAGTGAGTCTGCAGCAGATGAAAGCCAATGATCCCAGCCTGCAAGAAGTCAACCTCAACAACATTAAG AACATTCCAATTCCAACCCTGAAGGAATTTGCAAAAGCTCTGGAAACCAACACTCACGTAAAGAAGTTCAGCCTGGCTGCAACCCGTAGCAATGACCCTGTGGCAATT GCTTTTGCAGATATGCTGAAAGTGAATAAGACCTTGAAAAGCCTCAACATTGAATCCAATTTCATCACTGGGACTGGGATCCTGGCCCTGGTGGAGGCATTGAGAGAGAATGACACCCTGACCGAGATCAAGATCGACAACCAG AGGCAGCAGTTGGGAACGGCTGTGGAGATGGAAATTGCCCAGATGCTCGAGGAGAATTCAAGGATCCTCAAGTTTGGATATCAGTTTACCAAGCAAGGGCCTCGAACAAGGGTGGCAGCCGCCATCACAAAGAATAATGACCTGG TTCGTAAAAAGCGAGTTGAAGGAGACCGAAGGTAA